One window from the genome of Cricetulus griseus strain 17A/GY chromosome 2, alternate assembly CriGri-PICRH-1.0, whole genome shotgun sequence encodes:
- the Bpnt2 gene encoding Golgi-resident adenosine 3',5'-bisphosphate 3'-phosphatase isoform X2, with the protein MAPMGIRLSPLGVAVFFLLGLGVLYHLYSGFLAGRFSLFGLGGEPAGGAAQSEGDGGAVDLREMLAVAVLAAERGGEEVRRVRESNVLHEKSKGKTREGADDKMTSGDVLSNRKMFYLLKTTFPTVQINTEEHVDASDKEVIVWNRKIPEDILKEIAAPKEVPAESVTVWIDPLDATQEYTEDLRKYVTTMVCVAVNGKPVLGVIHKPFSEYTAWAMVDGGSNVKARSSYNEKTPKIIVSRSHAGMVKQIALMTFGNQTSIIPAGGAGYKVLALLDVPDTSQEKADLYIHVTYIKKWDICAGNAILKALGGHMTTLSGKEISYTGSDGIEGGLLASIKMNHQALVRKLPDLEKSGHP; encoded by the exons ATGGCCCCCATGGGCATCCGCCTGTCCCCGCTCGGGGTGGCCGTGTTCTTCCTGCTGGGGCTCGGGGTGCTCTACCACCTCTACTCCGGCTTCTTGGCCGGCCGCTTCAGCCTCTTCGGCCTGGGTGGCGAGCCGGCGGGCGGGGCGGCCCAGTCGGAAGGCGACGGGGGCGCGGTGGACTTGCGGGAGATGCTCGCCGTGGCGGTGCTGGCGGCCGAGCGCGGCGGCGAGGAGGTGAGGCGGGTCCGCGAGAGCAATGTCCTCCACGAGAAGTCCAAGGGGAAGACGCGCGAGGGTGCCGACGACAAGATGACCAGCGGCGACGTGCTGTCCAACCGCAAGATGTTTTACCTGCTCAAGACCACCTTCCCCACCGTGCAG ATAAATACTGAGGAGCATGTGGATGCATCTGACAAGGAGGTCATTGTATGGAATCGTAAGATCCCTGAGGACATCCTGAAGGAAATAGCTGCTCCTAAGGAGGTACCTGCAGAAAGTGTCACTGTCTGGATTGACCCACTTGATGCTACCCAGGAATATACGG AGGATCTTCGAAAGTATGTCACTACCATGGTGTGTGTAGCTGTGAATGGCAAACCTGTGCTAGGAGTTATTCATAAGCCATTCTCTGAATATACAG CTTGGGCAATGGTAGATGGTGGTTCAAATGTGAAAGCTCGTTCTTCCTACAATGAGAAGACCCCAAAGATCATTGTGTCCCGCTCTCATGCAGGGATGGTCAAACAGATTGCTCTTATGACATTTGGAAACCAGACATCAATCATCCCAGCTGGCGGTGCTG GTTATAAAGTTTTAGCACTCTTGGATGTGCCTGATACAAGTCAAGAAAAAGCAGATCTATATATTCACGTGACGTACATCAAAAAGTGGGATATATGTGCTGGCAATGCCATCTTAAAGGCCCTTGGGGGGCATATGACCACTCTGAGTGGGAAAGAGATCAGTTACACTGGTTCTGATGGCATTGAAGGGGGACTCCTTGCTAGCATCAAAATGAATCACCAAGCTCTGGTCAGAAAACTCCCGGATTTAGAAAAGTCAGGACATCCATAA